The Nocardia vinacea genome contains the following window.
GGTGCACTTCCGGCAGCGTCACCGCGAGTTCGTCGAGCGGGCGCGGGGTAGTGCGTCCCGAAACGACGTCCTCACCCTGGCCGCCGACCAGCCATTCGCCGAAGACCGCACGCGCACCGGTATTCGGATTCCGGCTGAACAGCACGCCGGTCCCCGAGAGCACGTCGAGATTCCCGAACACCATGGCCTGCACCGTGACCGCCGTACCGAGCGAGTCCGAAACACCCCGGGTGCGCCGATAGGTCTTGGCCCGCGCGGAATCCCACGAACGGAACACCGCGGTGATCGCGCCACGCAACTGCTCCCACGGATCCTCCGGCACCGCGCCATTCGGATCACCGAGCACGATCTCCCGATACTGGGTGACGAACCGCCGCCGAGTATCGCTGGCGTATCCGGGATTTCGCGTATCGGCGGTCAGCGCGCGCTCGACCGAGTCGTTCATCCCCAGATTCAGAACGGTATCCATCATCCCCGGCATACTCACTGCGGCCCCGGACCGCACCGACACCAGCAACGGATGCTCCGCGGCCCCGAAGCGCCGGCCCGTCCCACTCTCCAACGCGGCGATACCGTCTCGCACCCCCGCCCAGATCTCGGCGCCGAGCACCCCGCCGTTGGCCCCGAATTCCGCCCATGCCTCGGTCGTCAGCACGAATGCGGGCGGCACCGGTAGCCCCAACCCCCGCATATGATCAACGCTCCACGCCTTTCCCCCGATCCGCTCCCGCGAAAGCCCGCACGCCCCATCGAGTTCCACAACGACCGAACCATCGGCACCGGCCCTCCCGAAGGCGGCCCCCGGTCGCTCCACCGGCTCCACTCCGATCGTCATAACACTCCTTTGATCATCGACAGCCACCGCGCACCCAGCGCATGACAAGGGCAGCTAACCGGGCCGCTGGCCCGAACGCCCTGGCAGATGGCGCAACCCCGCAGTGCGCACCCGCGGGCAGCCCGATTTCAGCCTGCCGCCCCGCTCGGCCCGGGCGTACCGGACGTCCCGGTCAGCAGGATGCGCCGACCTCGACGCTTCCCGGCGATGGCCGTGGCTAGGGCACCACGACAACCTTTCCGGTGGCTTGGTTGTTCTCCATGTAGCGGTGGGCCGCGACGATGTCGTCCAGGCCGAAGACACGGTCGATGTTGGGTCGATAGACGCCGGCTTCGACCTGGTGGATGACGCGCTGCAACACGGTCGTGCCAGCGCTGCCCTTGAAGTCGTCGCTGTGGAAAGCCGTGAGCTTGGTTCCGGACGGGATCATCGCTATCGGTTCGAAGTCCGGGATCAGCCATCCGCTGAGCGAGCCCGCCACACACACCGTCCCGCCTCGACGGACGAGGTGCAGCGAGTCCACCGCCGTGCTCGCTCCGACGAGATCCAGCACATAGTCCGGACCCTCGGGCCATACCGCGTGCACGCTCGCCGTCAGCGATTCACCGGTGTCGAGGAGTACGTGGTCGACACCAGCCGCGGTCAATGCGCCGATCTTGCCTTGTCGCCGAGTGGTGGCCGCGGTCTCGATGCCGTAGCCGGCCGCGATCGACGCGGCAGCCATCCCCACCGACGAGGTCCCGCCACGGATCAGTAACCGCCCCTCGCCACCCGGCACGACCCCCAACGCATCCAGCGAGCCCTGTGCGGTCAAATACGTCTCAGGTAGCGCGGCCAGGACCTCCCAAGGCAACGTGGTGCTGACCGGCATCAGCAGCGAGTTCGGCAACAATGCGTACTCCGCGTAGCCGCCGTCGAACTCCCGGCCCATCTCACCCATCACCGCCGCAACGGTCGTCCCATCCGGCAACATCGGATCGGTCGAGGCGGCAACGATTCCCACACATTCGATCCCGAGCACACGGGGGAACGTCACGTTCGGGGAATGCCCCTGACGGGTCCTCAGCTCCGACCGGTTCAAGCCCGCGCCCTGCACCCGCACCAGGCTCCAACCCTCCCGAACCGCTGGTACCGGCAGCTCACGGATCTCCAGTACCTCCGGACCACCGGCCCCGGCACAGACCGCCGCTCGCATTGTCGTACTCACACCACCTCGACGGAGTGAGGTCGTAGTGCTGGCCGAGTGAAGATCATCGCGCATGGGTTCACTGTCGCCGGAAAACGGCGTGGCCTGCCACCGATAGAATGCCAACTTATGCCCGTTGGCCGCCAACTTGCCCGGACCGGTCAGATGTCACGTCTCTGGCCATCCGGAGGCGTACATCTATGGCCGTCGGGGGGAACAAGCACGGTGCATTCCCATCCACGTGGACACCTGGTGTACGCGGCCCAAGGTGTCCTATCGGTCCACACCGAACGCGGCACTTCGATCGTTCCGGCCAATCGAGTCGCATGGACCCCAGCCGGATTCGCGCACTACCACCGCGCGCACAGCCACACCGATATGCGGATCCTGTTCCTACCGGCATCCTTGGCCCGGCTCGCACCGGACCATCCCGCCGTGTTCCTGGTCTCGGACCTCGCCCGCGAAATCCTGCTCACCCTCACCGGCCCCCGCGAGCGCGACCGCGCCGCGCTCGCTCGCCTCCGTCGAGTCCTCGTCGACGAACTCCACGAAGCACACGAGCAGCCTCTGCAACTGCCGGAACCACACGACGATCGGTTGCAAGCCATTGCGGAGGTGCTGTACCAGCAGCCCGCGGACAACAGCTCACTGGCCGAACTCGGGCAGACGATCGGAGCCAGCGCCCGCACTCTCAGCCGACTGTTCCACAACGAACTCGGCATGACCTTCTATCAGTGGCGCACACAACTACGCATCTATCACGCACTCGTCCTGCTCGCCGACGGCCACGACACGACCCACGTCGCCCACGCCTGCGGATGGGCGAACCCCAGCAGCTTCATCACCGCCTTCACCGACATCATCGGCACCACTCCGGGCCGCTACCGAACCGGACGCCACCGCTCCACCACCCGAATGACCTGAGCAGCAAGGCCTTTCAGCGCGGCACTGTCCGGGTCGCAGCACAACCTTGAGTTAGTCAGCTTCGCTGACTATAGTAGTCAGTGAAGCTGACTAAATTATATCGGAGGCCGATATGGACCGGGATGCGCAGTGGCGGGTCATCGAGCAACAGCGACGCGCCGTCGCCGACGTGCTCGACGATCTCGCGCCGAACGAGTGGGAGCTGCCGTCGCTGTGTTCGGGCTGGCGGATTCGGGATGTGGCCGCGCATATCGCCTTGGCGCCGCAGCCGCCCGGCCCGGTGGATATGGTTCGTGAAGGGCTGCGGGCGCGCGGGCGCTTCCATCGGCTGAATCACGATGTGTCCGTTCGCTATGCCGACGCGAGGCAGGATCTCGTCGCCGAGATCCGGGCGCATGCGGCATCGCGAAAATTGCCGGTGGTCACCAACTATCGCAATATCCTCTACGACATCATGGTGCACGGTCAGGACATCGCCATCCCGACCGGCAGACAGATCGAACTCCCCATCGAGGCTGCGGCGACGGCGGCCACTCGGGTTTGGGCCATGGGTTGGCCATTCTGGGCGAAGTACCGGCTCACGGGATTTCGGCTCATCGCCACGGACACCGATTGGGTGGTGGGTACCGGAGACGAGGTACGTGGCCGTATCGCCGACCTGCTGTTGCTGACGACCGGCCGCTCAGTTGTGCTGCCGCGCTTGTCCGGTGACGGTGTCGGCAAGCTGTGGATGCGGTTGTCGTATCGAAATCTGGTCCGTGGATGCGCCGGTCGCGTCGAGGGGTCGCGGCCCGACGTCATGCGCCGCTGCGCCGCAGATAGTCGGCTGTGATGGAACGCCGATCGTCGAGTAGGGCCGAAGGTGTTCCGGTGAAGACGATTTCGCCGCCGTGCTTGCCGCCGTCCGGTCCGAGATCGATCACCCAGTCGGCCCGTTTGACCACCTCGAGATCGTGTTCGATGACGATGACCGTATTGCCCGCGTCGACCAGACGGTCCAGCAGGGCGATCAGGGCGTCGACATCGGCCATGTGCAGTCCGGTGGTCGGCTCGTCGAGTACGTAGATGCCGCCGCTGCGGTGCAGGTGATCGGCGAGTTTGATGCGTTGACGTTCACCGCCGGAGAGTGAACTCAGCGAGCGGCCGAGCGTCAGATAGCCGAGACCGACCTCGTTCAACGCCCGCAGTGGAGTCCGAATCTTGCTGCCCGCATTGCCATTCCAGAAGTCGAGAGCCTGCTCCGCGGTCATATCCAACACATCGGCGATGGATGCACCGCGCACGGTATAGCCCAGCACCTCGCGACGATAGCGGCGTCCGTGGCAGCTCTGACACACGGTGGTGATCGGATCCATGTAGGCGAGATCGGTGAAAATGACGCCTGCTCCACCACATTCGGCGCATGCGCCCTCGGAGTTGAAGCTGAACAGTCCCGGCTTGACGCCGTGCTCGTTGGCGAACACCTGCCGCATCGGGTCCATGATGCCGATGTAGGTGGCGGGGCTGGAACGTCGGGAGGCGGCTATGGCGGACTGGTCCACGGCGATCGCCTGCGGGTAGGCGCGCACGAAGGCATCGGATACCAACGTGCTCTTGCCCGAACCCGCCACACCCGTGACCGCGGTGAGCACGCCCGTGGGGAACCGTGCGGTCAGGTTCTTCAGGTTATACGAATCCGCGCCGGTAACCGCGAACCAGCCGGTCGGGGTGCGGCTCGCGCTTTTGACCGGTTGCACCCGCCGCAGCTGTTCACCGGTCGACGTGCCCGAGGTGCGTAACTTTTCTACGGTGCCCTGGAAGACGACCTGACCGCCGTGCCCGCCCGCGCCAGGTCCCATATCCACGATGTGGTCGGCGACGGCGATGACATCGGGGGAGTGTTCGACCACCAGCACCGTATTGCCCTTGTCGCGCAACTGGATCAGCAGCTTGTTCAATCGGCCGATATCGCGCGGATGCATGCCGACGCTGGGTTCGTCGAAAATGTAGGTCATCCCGGTGAGACTGGATCCGAGATGCCGAACAACTTTGAGCCGCTGCGCTTCTCCGCCGGAAAGTGTGGATGTCTCGCGATCCAGTGAGAGATATCCGAGGCCCACTTCCTCGATCCGGCGCAACCGGGCGATGGCGGCATCGGCGATCGGTGCAGCGGGTGTCCCATCGAGCTCGCCGAGCACGTCTATGAGGTCGGTTACCTCCATGCGGCCGAAGTCGGCGATGCCGAACCCGTTGATCCGGCTTGCCAGCGCGTCGGAATTCAACCGTGCGCCACCGCATTCCGGACATGTCTGCGCATGGACGACCGCCATCGCCGCGGCGCGATTCTTATCGCTCAGCGCACCGAGGTCGCGTTTGATGTAGAGCCGGTCGAAACGTTCCAGCAGTCCCTCATAGGCATTGCTGCCCATC
Protein-coding sequences here:
- a CDS encoding zinc-binding dehydrogenase; this encodes MSTTMRAAVCAGAGGPEVLEIRELPVPAVREGWSLVRVQGAGLNRSELRTRQGHSPNVTFPRVLGIECVGIVAASTDPMLPDGTTVAAVMGEMGREFDGGYAEYALLPNSLLMPVSTTLPWEVLAALPETYLTAQGSLDALGVVPGGEGRLLIRGGTSSVGMAAASIAAGYGIETAATTRRQGKIGALTAAGVDHVLLDTGESLTASVHAVWPEGPDYVLDLVGASTAVDSLHLVRRGGTVCVAGSLSGWLIPDFEPIAMIPSGTKLTAFHSDDFKGSAGTTVLQRVIHQVEAGVYRPNIDRVFGLDDIVAAHRYMENNQATGKVVVVP
- a CDS encoding helix-turn-helix transcriptional regulator, yielding MSRLWPSGGVHLWPSGGTSTVHSHPRGHLVYAAQGVLSVHTERGTSIVPANRVAWTPAGFAHYHRAHSHTDMRILFLPASLARLAPDHPAVFLVSDLAREILLTLTGPRERDRAALARLRRVLVDELHEAHEQPLQLPEPHDDRLQAIAEVLYQQPADNSSLAELGQTIGASARTLSRLFHNELGMTFYQWRTQLRIYHALVLLADGHDTTHVAHACGWANPSSFITAFTDIIGTTPGRYRTGRHRSTTRMT
- a CDS encoding maleylpyruvate isomerase family mycothiol-dependent enzyme, whose protein sequence is MDRDAQWRVIEQQRRAVADVLDDLAPNEWELPSLCSGWRIRDVAAHIALAPQPPGPVDMVREGLRARGRFHRLNHDVSVRYADARQDLVAEIRAHAASRKLPVVTNYRNILYDIMVHGQDIAIPTGRQIELPIEAAATAATRVWAMGWPFWAKYRLTGFRLIATDTDWVVGTGDEVRGRIADLLLLTTGRSVVLPRLSGDGVGKLWMRLSYRNLVRGCAGRVEGSRPDVMRRCAADSRL
- a CDS encoding excinuclease ABC subunit UvrA, whose product is MNADRDTIQIIGARANNLRNISLAIPKGKIVVFTGVSGSGKSSVVFGTVAVESQRQLNETFTWFIRNRLPKYERPEADVIDNLAPAVVVDQKPIGGNSRSTVGTMSDIQSIVRVLFSRYSEPSAGEATRYSFNDPVGMCPECGGLGQVVRPDLDKLLDAAKSLNEGAINFPPFAVGTFQWQIYAESGLFDPDKPLRDFTPDEWQLFLRGNGFRVPRRNKTGSMGSNAYEGLLERFDRLYIKRDLGALSDKNRAAAMAVVHAQTCPECGGARLNSDALASRINGFGIADFGRMEVTDLIDVLGELDGTPAAPIADAAIARLRRIEEVGLGYLSLDRETSTLSGGEAQRLKVVRHLGSSLTGMTYIFDEPSVGMHPRDIGRLNKLLIQLRDKGNTVLVVEHSPDVIAVADHIVDMGPGAGGHGGQVVFQGTVEKLRTSGTSTGEQLRRVQPVKSASRTPTGWFAVTGADSYNLKNLTARFPTGVLTAVTGVAGSGKSTLVSDAFVRAYPQAIAVDQSAIAASRRSSPATYIGIMDPMRQVFANEHGVKPGLFSFNSEGACAECGGAGVIFTDLAYMDPITTVCQSCHGRRYRREVLGYTVRGASIADVLDMTAEQALDFWNGNAGSKIRTPLRALNEVGLGYLTLGRSLSSLSGGERQRIKLADHLHRSGGIYVLDEPTTGLHMADVDALIALLDRLVDAGNTVIVIEHDLEVVKRADWVIDLGPDGGKHGGEIVFTGTPSALLDDRRSITADYLRRSGA